Proteins from a genomic interval of Haliaeetus albicilla chromosome 13, bHalAlb1.1, whole genome shotgun sequence:
- the NEFM gene encoding neurofilament medium polypeptide has translation MSYTMEPLGNPSYRRVTETRATYSRASASPSSGFRSQSWSRGSGSTVSSSYKRSNVGGPRAAYGSTVLSSGESLDISQSSLLNGAAELKLSRSNEKEQLQGLNDRFAGYIEKVHYLEQQNKEIEAELAALRQKHAGRAQLSDAYEQELRELRGALEQVSHEKAQIQLDSEHIEEDIQRLRERFEDEARLRDETEATIRALRKEMEEASLMRAELDKKVQSLQDEVAFLRGNHEEEVAELLAQLQASHATVERKDYLKTDLTTALKEIRAQLECQSDHNMHQAEEWFKCRYAKLTEAAEQNKEAIRSAKEEIAEYRRQLQSKSIELESVRGTKESLERQLSDIEERHNNDLTTYQDTIHQLENELRGTKWEMARHLREYQDLLNVKMALDIEIAAYRKLLEGEETRFSAFSGSITGPIFTHRQPSVTIASTKIQKTKIEPPKLKVQHKFVEEIIEETKVEDEKSEMEDALAAIAEEMAVKAQQEEQEEEKAEEAAVEEEIVSEKAAAEQAAAPEEEKEEEEAEEEEAAKSDAAEEGGSEKEEIEEKEEGEEAEEEGEEAEAKGKAEEVAAKVEKVKSPPSKSPPKSPPKSPVTEPAKAVQKETAAEPGKEPKAEKGAEKPAKEEEKAASPEKPATPKVTSPDKAATPEKPATPEKPATPEKAVTPEKPASPEKPRSPEKPATPEKPATPEKPRSPEKPATPEKPRSPEKPASPVKDEKAVVEETITVTKVTKISAEVEKESRKEDIAVNGEVEEKKEAEESKEKEVEEEDKGVVTNGLDVSPIDDKGEKIVVTKKAEKITGEGGDSTTTYITKSVTVTQKVEEHEESFEEKLVSTKKVEKVTSHAIVKEIKETE, from the exons ATGAGCTACACGATGGAGCCCCTGGGCAACCCCTCGTACCGCCGGGTGACCGAGACCCGGGCCACCTACAGCCGAGCCAGCGCTTCCCCGTCCAGCGGGTTCCGCTCGCAGTCGTGGTCGCGGGGCTCCGGCAGCACCGTGTCGTCCTCCTACAAACGCTCCAACGTGGGGGGGCCGCGGGCCGCCTACGGCTCCACGGTGCTGAGCTCGGGCGAGAGCCTGGACATCAGCCAGTCCTCGCTGCTGAACGGCGCGGCCGAGCTGAAGCTGAGCCGCTCCAACGagaaggagcagctgcaggggCTGAACGACCGCTTCGCCGGCTACATCGAGAAGGTGCATTACCTGGAGCAGCAGAACAAGGAGATCGAGGCGGAGCTGGCGGCTCTGCGGCAGAAACACGCCGGGCGAGCGCAGCTGAGCGATGCCTACGAGCAGGAGCTGCGGGAGCTGCGGGGTGCCCTGGAGCAGGTGAGCCACGAGAAGGCTCAGATCCAGCTGGATTCGGAGCACATCGAGGAGGACATCCAGCGCCTGCGGGAGCGCTTCGAGGACGAGGCGCGGCTGCGCGACGAGACGGAGGCCACCATCCGCGCCCTGCGCAAGGAGATGGAGGAGGCCTCGCTGATGCGGGCGGAGCTGGACAAGAAGGTGCAGTCGCTGCAGGACGAGGTGGCCTTCCTGCGGGGCAACCACGAGGAGGAGGTGGCCGAGCTGCTGGCGCAGCTCCAGGCCTCCCACGCCACAGTGGAGAGGAAGGACTACCTGAAGACCGACCTCACCACGGCGCTGAAGGAGATCCGCGCCCAGCTGGAGTGCCAGTCCGACCACAACATGCACCAGGCCGAGGAGTGGTTCAAGTGCCGCTACGCCAAGCTGACGGAGGCGGCCGAGCAGAACAAGGAGGCCATCCGCTCTGCCAAGGAGGAGATCGCCGAGTACCGCCGgcagctgcagtccaagagcATCGAGCTGGAGTCGGTGCGCGGCACCAAGGAGTCGCTGGAGCGGCAGCTCAGCGACATCGAGGAGCGCCACAACAACGACCTCACCACCTACCAG GACACGATTCATCAGCTGGAGAACGAGCTTAGAGGAACAAAGTGGGAAATGGCTCGTCACTTGAGGGAATACCAGGACCTCCTCAATGTCAAGATGGCCCTGGATATTGAAATTGCTGCATACAG GAAGCTACTGGAGGGCGAAGAGACAAGATTCAGTGCCTTCTCTGGAAGCATTACTGGACCCATATTCACGCACAGACAACCATCTGTCACAATAGCATCCactaaaattcagaaaacaaaaattgaacCACCAAAGCTGAAGGTCCAGCACAAGTTTGTAGAAGAAATCATTGAAGAGACAAAGGTAGAGGATGAAAAGTCTGAAATGGAAGATGCCCTCGCAGCTATTGCAGAAGAAATGGCAGTCAAGGCCCAGCAagaagaacaggaggaagaaaaagcagaagaagcAGCTGTAGaggaagaaattgtttctgAGAAGGCTGCTGCAGAACAAGCAGCTGCacctgaggaagaaaaggaggaagaggaagcagaggaggaagaagctgcAAAATCTGATGCAGCGGAAGAAGGCGgctctgaaaaagaagaaatagaggaaaaggaagaaggggaggaggctgaggaagagggggaagaagcTGAGGCCAAGGGCAAAGCTGAAGAGGTCGCAGCAAAGGTAGAGAAGGTCAAAAGCCCTCCCTCCAAGTCACCCCCTAAATCCCCCCCTAAATCCCCTGTAACGGAGCCAGCCAAGGCTGTCCAGAAAGAAACGGCTGCAGAACCAGGAAAAGAACCAAAGGCGGAGAAAGGTGCTGAGAAACCAGccaaggaggaagagaaagcagcatCTCCGGAGAAGCCTGCCACACCAAAGGTAACCTCTCCAGACAAGGCAGCGACCCCGGAGAAGCCTGCGACACCAGAGAAGCCTGCAACCCCAGAGAAAGCCGTGACCCCGGAGAAGCCGGCGAGCCCGGAGAAGCCCCGCTCTCCGGAAAAGCCGGCGACCCCAGAAAAGCCGGCCACTCCAGAGAAGCCCCGTTCTCCGGAGAAGCCAGCCACTCCAGAGAAGCCCCGTTCTCCGGAGAAGCCGGCCTCGCCGGTCAAGGATGAAAAGGCTGTGGTGGAGGAGACCATCACTGTCACAAAGGTAACAAAAATTAGTGCAGAGGTAGAGAAGGAGTCCAGGAAAGAAGACATTGCAGTGAATGGTGaggtggaggagaaaaaggaagcgGAGGAATCCAAAGAGAaggaggttgaggaggaagacaAGGGAGTTGTCACCAATGGCCTAGATGTGAGCCCAATTGATGATAAGGGTGAGAAAATTGTAGTAaccaaaaaagcagagaaaatcaCTGGTGAAGGTGGGGACAGTACAACCACATATATCACAAAGTCGGTGACGGTCACTCAGAAGGTAGAGGAACATGAAGAAAGCTTTGAGGAGAAATTAGTGTCCACCAAGAAAGTGGAGAAAGTTACTTCACATGCCATAGTAAAAGAGATTAAAGAGACCgaataa